One uncultured Alphaproteobacteria bacterium genomic region harbors:
- a CDS encoding conserved hypothetical protein (Evidence 4 : Homologs of previously reported genes of unknown function) — MAKLDPEIADDVPWADEITSYDEDHFITYLRLLDAEAEGADWREVARIVLDRDPEAQPDRTRHCWESHFQRARWMTEHVFRYLLDAVRAG, encoded by the coding sequence ATGGCCAAACTCGATCCCGAGATCGCCGACGATGTGCCGTGGGCGGACGAAATCACGTCCTATGACGAGGACCACTTCATCACCTACCTGCGCCTGCTGGACGCGGAGGCCGAAGGCGCAGACTGGCGCGAGGTCGCCCGCATCGTCCTGGATCGCGATCCAGAAGCTCAACCCGACCGAACCCGTCACTGCTGGGAATCCCACTTCCAGCGCGCCCGTTGGATGACCGAGCACGTTTTCCGCTATCTACTCGATGCGGTGCGAGCCGGATAG